The following proteins are encoded in a genomic region of Saccharopolyspora antimicrobica:
- a CDS encoding heavy-metal-associated domain-containing protein: MAQATFVVKGMTCSGCMTKVTNAVTGVAGVSDVDVDISSGELTVTGESAVDTEAVRRAVGDAGYEIAG, translated from the coding sequence ATGGCGCAGGCGACCTTCGTGGTCAAGGGGATGACCTGCTCGGGATGCATGACCAAGGTGACCAACGCGGTCACCGGGGTGGCCGGGGTGAGCGACGTCGACGTGGACATCAGCAGCGGGGAGCTGACGGTGACCGGCGAATCGGCGGTCGACACCGAGGCCGTCCGCCGGGCCGTCGGCGACGCCGGTTACGAGATCGCGGGCTGA
- a CDS encoding universal stress protein: MSEKAVVVGFDLAESSRRAVRWAAREAAGRGRPLLLVHALTWPFEEHTTIRVPGEGDVAEPLQQALRRELAQLVEECRRIDADLPVRSELPFGDPAEVLAAMAADADLLVLGGPRLEPSAGIGATSAELLARRGGAPVVVVRGGADQPGSGPVVVGVDGSATSRAAIGFAFDFASRNRCELVTAHAWSDLPLDPFQWVSHWELAWAEVHEEAAEVLAESVAGWVEQYPDVVVRRVVTPEKPTEALLREAEGASLLVVGSHGRGRFRRSFLGSVSHAVVNRAPCPVAVLRAA, encoded by the coding sequence ATGTCCGAGAAAGCGGTCGTGGTCGGGTTCGACCTGGCGGAATCGTCCAGGCGAGCGGTGCGGTGGGCGGCGCGGGAAGCGGCCGGGCGCGGTCGTCCGCTGCTGCTGGTGCACGCGCTCACCTGGCCCTTCGAGGAGCACACGACCATCCGGGTGCCGGGGGAGGGCGACGTGGCCGAGCCGCTGCAGCAGGCGTTGCGGCGCGAGCTCGCCCAGCTCGTCGAGGAGTGCCGCCGGATCGACGCCGACCTGCCGGTGCGCAGCGAACTGCCGTTCGGCGACCCGGCCGAGGTGCTCGCCGCGATGGCCGCGGACGCCGATCTGCTGGTGCTCGGCGGGCCGCGGCTGGAGCCGTCGGCCGGGATCGGCGCGACCTCGGCGGAACTGCTGGCCAGGCGCGGCGGCGCGCCGGTGGTGGTGGTCCGGGGCGGTGCCGACCAGCCGGGTTCGGGGCCGGTCGTGGTGGGCGTGGACGGTTCGGCCACCAGCCGGGCCGCGATCGGCTTCGCCTTCGACTTCGCGTCCCGGAACCGCTGCGAGCTGGTCACCGCGCACGCCTGGAGCGATCTGCCGCTGGACCCGTTCCAGTGGGTGTCGCACTGGGAGCTGGCGTGGGCGGAGGTCCACGAGGAGGCCGCGGAGGTGCTCGCGGAATCGGTGGCGGGCTGGGTCGAGCAGTACCCGGACGTGGTGGTCCGGCGCGTGGTCACGCCGGAGAAGCCCACCGAGGCGCTGCTGCGGGAGGCGGAGGGCGCGAGCCTGCTGGTCGTGGGCAGCCACGGCCGGGGGCGGTTCCGGCGCAGCTTCCTCGGTTCGGTGAGCCACGCGGTGGTCAACCGCGCGCCCTGCCCGGTCGCGGTCCTGCGCGCCGCCTGA
- a CDS encoding Acg family FMN-binding oxidoreductase, whose translation MNTTITPVGSLTAGEVREVLTAATSAPSLHNTQPWRFHCTPGAIELHADTSRALEAADPEHRELVLACGAALLNLRLAIRASGTVPDVRTLPEPGRPSLLATVRPAARRPATPAEQELAAAIPRRRTNRRPFHHDPVPAVLQASLRQAAETERGWLAVLDPPQRLVLCGLSRRAHQEQLDDPEFVAEWQRWTGRAGDVGEGVPVRSSGPVPEPQDEFVLRDFGAGGARTRVTGKDFEPEPLICVLGSFQDSRHAQLQAGMAMQRVLLTATANGLASSFLSQVVEVADTRRELRALIGGGLWPQIVLRVGYGSPVPATPRRPLEDVVTGELEPNRSS comes from the coding sequence ATGAACACGACCATCACGCCAGTGGGCAGCCTGACCGCCGGAGAGGTCCGCGAGGTCCTGACCGCGGCCACCTCCGCACCGTCGCTGCACAACACCCAGCCCTGGCGCTTCCACTGCACGCCCGGTGCGATCGAGCTGCACGCCGACACCTCGCGAGCCCTGGAGGCCGCCGACCCGGAGCACCGCGAGCTCGTGCTGGCCTGCGGTGCGGCGCTGCTGAACCTGCGCCTGGCCATCCGCGCCAGCGGGACCGTCCCGGACGTCCGGACGCTGCCCGAACCCGGTCGGCCGAGCCTGCTGGCGACCGTGCGCCCGGCCGCGCGGCGACCCGCCACCCCGGCCGAGCAGGAGCTGGCCGCGGCGATCCCGCGGCGGCGGACCAACCGCAGGCCCTTCCACCACGACCCGGTTCCCGCCGTGCTGCAGGCGTCGCTGCGGCAGGCCGCCGAGACCGAGCGAGGCTGGCTCGCCGTCCTGGACCCCCCGCAGCGCCTGGTGCTGTGCGGGCTGAGCAGGCGAGCGCACCAGGAACAGCTCGACGACCCGGAGTTCGTGGCCGAGTGGCAGCGCTGGACCGGGCGCGCCGGTGACGTCGGCGAAGGCGTCCCGGTGCGCAGCAGCGGTCCGGTCCCGGAGCCGCAGGACGAGTTCGTGCTGCGCGACTTCGGTGCCGGCGGCGCGCGCACCCGCGTGACCGGCAAGGACTTCGAACCCGAGCCGCTGATCTGCGTGCTCGGCTCCTTCCAGGACTCCCGGCACGCGCAGCTGCAAGCGGGCATGGCCATGCAGCGGGTGCTGCTGACGGCGACGGCGAACGGGCTGGCCAGCTCGTTCCTCTCCCAGGTGGTGGAGGTCGCCGACACCCGCCGGGAGCTGCGCGCGCTCATCGGCGGCGGCCTGTGGCCGCAGATCGTGCTGCGCGTCGGCTACGGCTCCCCCGTGCCGGCCACGCCGCGGCGCCCCCTCGAAGACGTCGTGACCGGCGAACTGGAGCCGAACCGCAGCAGCTGA